From the genome of Bubalus bubalis isolate 160015118507 breed Murrah chromosome 2, NDDB_SH_1, whole genome shotgun sequence, one region includes:
- the CDK5R2 gene encoding cyclin-dependent kinase 5 activator 2: MGTVLSLSPASSAKGRRPGGLPEEKKKAPPAGDEALGGYGAPPAGKGGKGESRLKRPSVLISALTWKRLVAASAKKKKGSKKVTPKPASTGPDPLVQQRNRENLLRKGRDPPDGSGAAKPLAVPVPTVPEAAATCEPPSGSSAGVPPPGSGGGKPPPPPPPAPQAAPPVPGGSPRRVIVQASTGELLRCLGDFVCRRCYRLKELSPGELVGWFRGVDRSLLLQGWQDQAFITPANLVFVYLLCRESLRGDELASAAELQAAFLTCLYLAYSYMGNEISYPLKPFLVEPDKERFWQRCLRLIQRLSPQMLRLNADPHFFTQVFQDLKNEGEASASAGGPPNGGAPAAPSTSSSSSASRDSCATGAKHWTMNLDR; the protein is encoded by the coding sequence ATGGGCACGGTGCTGTCTCTTTCACCCGCCTCCTCGGCCAAGGGCCGGAGGCCCGGCGGGCTGCCCGAGGAGAAGAAGAAGGCGCCGCCCGCGGGAGACGAGGCGCTGGGGGGCTACGGGGCGCCGCCAGCGGGCAAGGGCGGCAAAGGCGAGAGCCGGCTCAAACGGCCGTCCGTGCTCATCTCCGCGCTCACCTGGAAGCGCCTTGTGGCCGCGTCCgccaaaaagaagaaaggcagCAAGAAGGTGACGCCCAAGCCAGCGTCCACCGGCCCCGACCCCCTGGTCCAGCAACGCAACCGCGAGAACCTTCTCCGCAAAGGTCGGGATCCCCCCGACGGCAGCGGCGCCGCCAAGCCCCTGGCGGTGCCCGTGCCCACTGTGCCCGAGGCCGCCGCTACCTGCGAGCCGCCGTCGGGGAGCAGCGCCGGCGTTCCGCCGCCAGGCTCGGGCGGAGGgaagccgccgccgccgccgcccccagccccgcAGGCGGCGCCGCCGGTCCCTGGTGGCTCGCCGCGGCGGGTCATCGTGCAGGCTTCAACCGGCGAGCTGCTGCGCTGCCTGGGCGACTTCGTGTGCCGGCGCTGCTACCGTCTCAAGGAGCTGAGCCCAGGCGAGCTGGTGGGCTGGTTCCGCGGAGTGGACCGCTCGCTGCTGCTGCAGGGCTGGCAAGACCAGGCCTTCATTACGCCCGCCAACCTGGTGTTCGTGTACCTGCTGTGCCGCGAGTCGCTGCGCGGGGACGAGCTGGCGTCGGCCGCCGAGCTGCAGGCCGCCTTCCTCACCTGCCTCTACCTCGCCTACTCCTACATGGGCAACGAGATCTCCTACCCGCTCAAGCCCTTCCTCGTGGAGCCCGACAAGGAGCGCTTCTGGCAACGCTGTCTGCGCCTCATCCAGCGGCTCAGCCCGCAGATGCTGCGGCTCAACGCCGACCCCCACTTCTTCACGCAGGTCTTCCAAGACCTCAAGAACGAGGGCGAGGCCTCCGCCAGCGCCGGGGGTCCACCCAACGGGGGCGCGCCCGCGgccccctccacctcctcctcctcctcggccTCCAGGGACAGCTGCGCGACTGGAGCCAAGCACTGGACTATGAACTTGGACCGCTAG
- the FEV gene encoding protein FEV → MRQSGASQPLLINMYLPDPVGDGLFKEGKSPGWGPLSPAVQKGSGQIQLWQFLLELLADRANAGCIAWEGGHGEFKLTDPDEVARRWGERKSKPNMNYDKLSRALRYYYDKNIMSKVHGKRYAYRFDFQGLAQACQPPPAHAHAAAAAAAAAAAAQDGALYKLPAGLAPLPFPGLSKLNLMAASAGVAPAGFSYWPGPGPAATAAATAALYPSPGLQPPPGPFGAVAAASHLGGHYH, encoded by the exons ATGAGACAGAGCGGCGCCTCCCAGCCCCTGCTGATCAACATGTACCTGCCAG ATCCCGTCGGAGACGGTCTCTTCAAGGAAGGAAAGAGCCCGGGCTGGGGACCGCTGAGCCCAGCGGTACAGAAAG GCAGCGGCCAGATCCAGTTATGGCAGTTTCTGCTGGAGCTGCTGGCTGACCGCGCCAACGCCGGCTGCATCGCCTGGGAGGGCGGCCACGGCGAGTTCAAACTCACCGACCCGGACGAGGTGGCGCGGCGCTGGGGCGAGCGCAAGAGCAAGCCCAACATGAACTACGACAAGCTGAGCCGCGCGCTGCGCTATTACTACGACAAGAACATCATGAGCAAGGTGCACGGCAAGCGCTACGCCTACCGCTTCGACTTCCAGGGCCTGGCGCAGGCCTGCCAGCCGCCCCCCGCGCACGCccacgccgccgccgccgccgccgccgcggccgccgccgcccaGGACGGCGCGCTCTACAAGCTGCCGGCCGGCCTGGCCCCGCTGCCCTTCCCTGGCCTCTCCAAACTCAACCTCATGGCCGCTTCGGCCGGCGTTGCGCCCGCCGGCTTCTCCTACTGGCCGGGCCCGGGCCCCGCCGCCACGGCCGCCGCCACCGCTGCGCTCTACCCCAGCCCGGGCTTGCAGCCCCCGCCCGGGCCTTTCGGCGCGGTGGCCGCGGCCTCGCATCTGGGGGGCCATTACCACTAG
- the LOC102405737 gene encoding beta-crystallin A2 isoform X5: MSSAPAQGPAPASLTLWDEEDFQGRRCRLLSDCANIGERGGLRRVRSVKVENGAWVAFEYPDFQGQQFILEKGDYPRWSAWSGSAGHHSDQLLSFRPVLCANHSDSRVTLFEGENFQGCKFELNDDYPSLPSMGWASKDVGSLKVSSGAWVAYQYPGYRGYQYVLERDRHSGEFRNYSEFGTQAHTGQLQSIRRVQH; this comes from the exons ATGAGCAGCGCCCCCGCGCAGGGTCCCGCGCCCGCCAGCCTCACGCTCTGGGATGAGGAGGACTTCCAGGGCCGCCGCTGCAGGCTGCTGAGTGACTGCGCCAACATCGGCGAGCGCGGAGGCCTGCGCCGGGTGCGCTCGGTCAAGGTGGAAAATGGCGC TTGGGTGGCCTTCGAGTACCCTGACTTCCAAGGACAGCAGTTCATTCTAGAGAAGGGTGACTATCCTCGCTGGAGTGCCTGGAGCGGCAGTGCCGGCCACCACAGCGACCAGCTGCTCTCCTTCCGGCCAGTGCTCTGCGCG AACCACAGTGACAGTCGTGTGACACTGTTTGAGGGGGAAAACTTCCAGGGCTGCAAGTTTGAACTCAATGATGACTACCCATCCCTGCCTTCCATGGGCTGGGCCAGCAAGGATGTGGGTTCCCTCAAAGTCAGCTCTGGAGC GTGGGTGGCCTACCAGTATCCGGGCTACCGGGGCTACCAGTATGTGTTGGAGCGGGACCGCCACAGTGGGGAGTTCCGTAACTACAGCGAATTCGGCACGCAGGCCCACACCGGGCAACTGCAGTCCATCCGGAGAGTCCAGCACTAA